AGCTCTCTTTCCGGAAGGCGTGTTCCCGATCTGCCGCACATCATTCTCATCGGCCTGGATACCCTTCGGGCGGACAGCCTCGGCTGCTACGGCTACACACGGGGCACTTCCCCCAACATCGATACATTCTGTGAAACCGGCGTGCTGTATACCACAACCATGTCTCAGTCAAACTGGACGCTTCCGGCCTTCGCCTCCCTCTTCACCGGGCTCATGCCCCATCAGCATACGGCCGGCCTTCCCATAAACAACGACGACGGCACCATGCCCACGCCGCTCCCCCAATCCCTGCCCGTGCTTCCCGAGATCCTCAGGGAGTTGGGATATTACACCGCAGCCGTCACCGGCGGTGGGTATATGTCCGAGGTTGCAGGTTTCGCCCGAGGATTCGACGAATTTTACGAAATAGCGATAAAGCAATCCCAAAATTCCGGAGAATACCAGAACGACCTCCCCAGGCAGCTCGAAAAGGCCACCGAGCTGCTGTACGATCGCCACAAGAAAGAGCGGCTTTTTCTGTTTATCCACTCCTATGAGTGTCACCATCCCTATATCGCGCCCCTGAACATCGTGAACGCCATGGATCCGGACTACCAGGGCCTTCCGTTAACCGGGGACCTCGGGTACGATCTCGACACATACGGCTCACAATTCACGGAACTGGAAATCATGCGCATGAAGACATTTTATGACGCCGAGATATTCTTTTCCGATCGACTCCTGAGCCTCTTTTTCGACGCACTTCACAGCCTCAAGATATTCGACGACAGCCTCATCATATTCACCAGCGATCACGGCACCGAATTATTCGATCACGGGTACTGGGGACACGGTCACGTCAACCTCCACAGCGAGTTGATAGATGTGCCCATGATCATCAAGTATCCGGGAGGACACCAAACCGGCGTGGTGAACGACCGCATTGCGAGGATCGTGGATATCTTTCCCACCATCCTGAGCGATGTGTTGGGCGTCACCGATCTGCCCGAGGAAATCGAGGGCATCCCCCTCTCACAACCCCTGCCGAAGAGGAGGGCCATGAGCGAGGCCGTCATGCACAGACACGGTATGCGGCTGTTCTCCATGAGAGACAACGGCATCAAGTACATCGCCGACAACGCGGATAACAGCGTCGAGGCCTTCAACCTCGCCGACGACCCCCGGGAATGGCACGACATTGCAGAGGAATTCCCCGAGGAATCCAGAAAAGTGGCCCTGGCGGCGGTAAACGCCGAGGCGCTGTTTGTGGCAAACCTTGAGACCATGCAGCAGGGCGAGGGTGAAACCATCGACGCCGAGGATTTACAGCACATGCGGGATCTGGGATACATGGAATAGAGATACCGCCCGTTTCCTTTTATAGAGAATCCGAAAGGATCGAGACGGCAGAAAACCGGCGAGAAGTCGTCCCTGTATCATCACCGGGGAGTATTTCGCACCGAGGGCAGGTTGTTTTGGTTTTTTTCGCTTTTTTTCTTTTTTCATGTGAAGGGTATTGTATACAATAATGATCGTATTTTCGATTACACACCCCAACGGTGATGTCGAAACCGTGAAAACCTCCCGGACGAAGCTCACGTTGGGAGGTGAGTATACCAACGACATCATACTTTCGCGCCGAGGTGTCTTGCCGGAGCACGGGGTATTTCACATCACAGAAGGGAAGGTTGTCTATACCGATAACGGTTTCGGGACCTTTGTGAACGATAGAGATATCGTGAACGAGTCTATTACCTTTTCGCCGGATGACAGCATCCAGATCGGGGAGGATATCATCACCTATGCCCTGGAAAAGGAAGAAACAGTCCAGAATCGGCACATACCGGCATTTGAATCAGATATTATCAAGGTTGATGAGTTCAACTACACGAAACCGATACATTACTCTCCCCGGTCGTATTACAACCCAAAGGTGCTCCCCGAGCATACACGTTCGCCCCTGGGACAGACCCCTTCGGAGATGTCTTTATCCTCCGAAAGCTCTCATCCCCGGTCGACAACAATGCCGATGGGGGAAACATATGTCTACCAATCGCCTTCAACAAAAAAAAGGTCGACCCGCAAGCAATCGAAAACGCTCAAATGGTAAAAGTACACAGACGAATCAGTCTGTTGCGTAGCATTACACGTATGGATGTTTTCATGATTCTTTTTGCACTCATCACATTGATATTTTTAGTAAATGATGGTTTCAAAAATGCTGATGAAAACCCATTTCTTTTATGGATAGTTATCTACATAGTATTACGTACTGCGATGTTTTTCAGTAATAGATAAGCCATACTGTTTCAGATTCAGGAAGGAGCGATAAACGGCAGGGTGGTTTAAATTGCGGATGAAAACGAATTGTTCACCGAGAACAAGCCGCACGGCGAAACGGTTTTTTTCCTTTTATCTACATAAAGAGTTTCTTATGCCATGATCGTCTTTACGATTACACGGCACGACGGCAACATCGAAACGCTCAAAACCTCCCGGACGAAGCTCACGGTGGGAGGCGCGTACACCGACGACATCACGCTTCTGGATGGGGATGTCTCCCCGGAGCACGGGACGTTCGAGATTTCGGAAGATGTGGTTTTCTACATTGATAACGGTTACGGGACCCTCGTAAACGATAGAAATGTCGTAGATAAATCCGTTACCGTCTCGCCGGACGACAGCGTCCGAGTCGGGGAGGTCGTCATCACCTTCAGGTTTTCACGAGATGAGAATATATCGACCCGTGAACCAGTATCATTCGAAACGGACTTCTCTGATAGAGCACCATATTTCCATTCGAAACCGGCCCACACCCCGATGCCTTCTCTACCTGAAACGGAGCTTTCAGATTCAATTTCCAGCACAGAATCAACTCCCTCCTGGACGGCGCTGCACCCTGATCCTGCTTCTTCCGAGACATCCGATCCTTTCGAATCAATTCCCTTACAAACGCCTTCGTCTCCCAGGCCAACCCCATACGAGGCTCCTTCCGGGGATATATTGCTCGACGTGCCCTCGTCAACGCCGAGAGACCTCTTTACCGATAATAGGAGCCTGGCGATAACCATTGTCTTACTGATGCTTTTTTTCTGGCCTATCGGTTTGTTGGCGAATTTCCTGGTCTGGATAATCGGGAACAAACGAGGCGCCAATTTTGGATGTATCAGGGTGCTCATGTTTATAAATGTCTTGATTACATTAGTCGTTGCATATTTCATTGGTGGGTGGATATCTTCTTAAAATACCATATACATAGTCAAGATGCGTTCTTTATATATGAAGTAGTATTGCCAAATACATACAACGCTGATGAAGCGAAGTAGTACAGGATACCGGGTATCCCTGGAGGAGATAAAAAGGTTTGTACCCGGAATTTACCCGTTCTCCTCTTGAAAGCGACTTCACACTATGATCACTTTTACGATTACACGGCCCGACGGCGACGTTGAAACCGCGAAAACCTCCCGGACGAAGCTCACAGTGGGTTGTGCGTACACCGACGACATCACACTCCTGGATGGAAATGTTTCTCCGGAGCACGGGGTGTTTGAGGTTGTAGGGGAGAAAGTCGTCTATACCGACAACGGCTTCGGAACTTTCGTGAACGATAAAGATATCGTAGGCGAAACCGTCACCCTTTCGCCGGAGGACAGGGTTTCAATTGGCCCGGTCATTATCACCTATACCCTGAAGAAGGAGGAGATACACCCGGCCCATGATCTTTCGTCAAATAAATTAAGCTTCAATGAAAACAATCTCACACACCCGACGGAACCGGCAGAACCCATGACCGGAACGTCTTCACCCCCGGAAGACGATTCCTCGTGGATGGTATCCTCTCCGATAGATGATTCTCCTGAAACACCCTCACCCCCTGATAAGTCTTATTATCAGATGTATTCAATACCTAGGTCGGATAATGAAGAAATCCTCTATTACCTTGACAATGAAGAGCCGATTTCCGACCTTGAAGAAGAATGTATTTCCGATCCTGAAGAGGACGAAGAATCCGAACAATTAAAAATGTCTGATGATTCTATCAGAATAATAGTAGCAATTGTCTTTGTGGCGCTTTATCTTTTTTTTGTCCTCACTTTTGATTCCTGCTGATGTTGCGGTGGAATGATGAGATACGTCATGAATACTCTGCTGTTTTCAATCAATCAAAAACGTAAGGAAGTCTCACAGATATTTATACAAGCAGCATCTGTAAGAAGCCAATAACCATTCTATCCTCACCATGCAACAAGGAGGCTTCTTCACGTTACTTGCCCATTTTTTTGCATCAGAGAAAAGAGAGGTATATGCCTCACACTTATACGACCTCCCAGTGATCCATTTCTCCTCATCAACCCTATTGACAGCCCCTCCCAATCCTGATACAACCGAATGAAAAAAAACGCCGGGATATCCCCCGGTGAATTTGATATTCATATCAATCATCCACATCCTTTCAGGAATCGATTATGCATATCACTGCTCTTGTCGGACTTGCGCTTTTTTATATCCTGTTTCCCGCCCTGACGCTCTATCTCTGCCACCGCTATCCTGCGGTGGACAAGATCGGGGCCGGCATCATCTGCTACGGCGTGGGCATCCTCATCAGCGTTGTGGGGCTGGTCCCCCAGGGGAGCTCCGGGCTTCAGAACATCATCATGACCATCACTGTGCCGCTCTCCATCCCCCTGATGCTCTTCGGCGTCGACTTCAAGCGATGGTCGAGGCTGGCGGGGAAAACATTCCTCTCTCTGGTGTTCATGATCATCGCGGTGCTGGTGTCGATATTCGTGGGCTACCTGATCTTCAAAGACACCCTGCCCGAATCCTGGCAGATCGCAGGGATGCTCATCGGTGTCTATACCGGGGGAACCGCCAACCTGAACGCCATCGGCCTGGCCCTGAAGGTCCCGGAGCACATCCTGGTGCTGACCAATACCGCCGATATGCTGGTCTGCGCCACCTGGTTCGCCTTCATCCTTCTGGCCGGCCAGCGCCTCCTGGGGCTGATTCTCCCTCCCTTTTCGTTCACGGGCGCGGTGTCGAGCGCATCCGATGGAGACCAAGATGAGGCGACCCGGGAGCTGGAGCGGGAGACGGTGGATTTTTCCGACTACCGGGGCGTGTTTTCCAAACGTATCGCCCTTCCGCTTTTGGCCGCCCTGGGTCTGGCGGTGGTGATCTTCGGTCTCGGCGGCGCCCTGTATGCCGTGGTGCCCGAGGAATACAACATGGCGGTGCTGATGCTCTCGATCACCACCCTGGGAATTTTCGCCTCGTTCATCCCGCGGGTCAGGAATATCGAGATGACGTTTCACCTGGGCCAGTACATCATCCTGATCTTCTGTGTCGTGGTGGGCTCTATGGCCGATATCAGATACCTGGTCAGCGACGCCCCCGCCGTGTTCATCTATACGGTCATCGTGGTCTACGGTTCGTGGCTGGTGCATGTGCTGTTGTCAATTCCGTTTCGCATCGACACCGACACCACCATCATCACCTCGACATCGGCCTTGTTTTCGCCCCCCTTCGTGCCGGTGGTGGCGGCTCAGCTCAAGAACAAGGAGGTGGTGGTCTCGGGACTTGCCACGGGCATCATCGGCTATGCCATTGGCAACTACCTGGGCATCACCATTGCGTATTTGCTGAAATAGGGAAAAAAGCGGTGTCCTTTACGATGACTCTGTTCGCGATCCGTCTTTGCAAACGGGCGAAAATGTGATATATACCATTTCACACCGGCGAGTGATCTCCCCCGGGAAATCTGTAACTTCTCTGAAAGATACGTATAATGTCGGAAGCGAAAAAGAAATCAACCCTGAAACAGGTGAAGCGAGCGGGGCTGTATGCCGTGGTCGCAATCCTTCTGGTTCTTCTTTTTTTCTGGGTCAACCACCAGGTCAAGCGATACCATAGGGCCGAGGCGGAGCGTCTGATGACGGCGCTTTTGGAATACGCGGAATCATACCACGAAGAAAACGGCGTCTACCCGGAAAGCTACATCGGGGACGACCCGGACGTGTTGAAGCCGGGGCTGTGGCACTGGAGCATTCTCGTGGCCGACGCCGACGAGTTCGTCGCCCGGGCATGGATGAACCTGGACAAAGACGAGGCGCTGGACATCTGGCAGGTGACGGCGAAAAAGGAACCCTCCATCATCTCCGACGACATCCTCGAGAGAGAGTCGACACCCGACCCCCGGGACCTCGAATGGGGTCTGGACTGAGTCGATTGAAAGGAAAAACGTCGCTGCCGACCCCCCGGGCGGTTGTTTTTATAGATCGTCCCCTGAAGGGGAGGCCTAAAAAAACTCCGAACCACATCATGGATGAGAGATCCACTGAAAGGCTGCTGCGCTGGGATGGATTAACCTCCAAAATCGGGGATGATTTTTCTCTCACTCATCGATTTCAATGACGCGCAAAAAACGAATCTTCTTAAACCGGATGACTCCCGGCATGTGGGACGCACAACCCGTCACTCCACCACTATCGAGATTGAGGCATTTCCCGTATATCCACATCACTCTCAAAAATGCAGAGGAGACACACCATCCGGCTTGATGTTTGTGACCTCATAAACACCACAACTGTTCACTTTTTCTTGACAATTATCTGAAAAATCTATAAAATTATTTTGTCTTATTCTACATAATAACTTCCGATCCCGCCTGTCCGTATCGGACATACGGGACGAAAGGGGCGCCGGAGTAATCCGACACCCTGCCGTGCTTGCAAAGGAAGAGGCATCGGCATGAGAAATATATCATGCCGGGTGTTTCTTCCTTATTTTTTTGGAACACGATTTTCGTCATCCTTCATTTTATATACCTTTCATATCACGTTATTCAAAAAGGAGGAGACATGGAAAAGATCATTCGCGTAAACATGACCGATCTCTCGGTTAAAACAGAAAAGGTCCCGAAACAGTATCAGGGATTGGGAGGCCGGGGCCTGACCTCCACCATCGTGGCGGCGGAGGTGCCCCCCACCTGCGACCCCCTGGGGCCGGACAACAAGCTGGTCATCGCCTCGGGACTGCTCAACAACACCCCGGCACCCAACGCCGGCCGCCTGTCTGTGGGGTGCAAGAGTCCCCTCACCGGCGGCATCAAGGAGGCAAACGCCGGCGGCGTGGTGGGAACCAAGTTCGGCCGGATGGGTATCGCTGCGGTCGTTGTGGAGGGAAAGCCGAAGAAAAACGCCTATTACAAGCTCATCCTCACAAAGGACGACGCAAAGCTTGAACCCGCCGATAACCTGAAGGGCCTGGGCAACTACGACACGGTGGCGAAGCTCACCGCTGAATACGGGGAGAAGACCGGCTATGTCTCCATCGGCCAGGCCGGAGAGATGCTGCTGACGGGATCATCCGTCGCCGTAACCGACCGGGAAAACCGGCCGACCCGTCACGCCGGACGGGGCGGCGTCGGCGCCGTGATGGGATCGAAGGGACTGAAGGCCGTTGTGGTGGACGACGCCGGAGGAGCCCTCCCCAAGCCAAAAGATCCCGAGGGATTCAAGAAGGCGTCCAAAAAGCTGCTTGACGCACTGAAGACCCACTCGGTCACCAGCGAGGGCCTGCCCACCTACGGTACAAACATCCTAGCGAATATCATCAATGAGGCGGGGGGGTATCCCACCCGGAACTTCTCCGACGGTCGA
This is a stretch of genomic DNA from Candidatus Zymogenaceae bacterium. It encodes these proteins:
- a CDS encoding sulfatase encodes the protein MTEHDDTKGNRVLDETSKRISRRALLGLGAAGIAGAAAAYLGRESLARWLSSLSGRRVPDLPHIILIGLDTLRADSLGCYGYTRGTSPNIDTFCETGVLYTTTMSQSNWTLPAFASLFTGLMPHQHTAGLPINNDDGTMPTPLPQSLPVLPEILRELGYYTAAVTGGGYMSEVAGFARGFDEFYEIAIKQSQNSGEYQNDLPRQLEKATELLYDRHKKERLFLFIHSYECHHPYIAPLNIVNAMDPDYQGLPLTGDLGYDLDTYGSQFTELEIMRMKTFYDAEIFFSDRLLSLFFDALHSLKIFDDSLIIFTSDHGTELFDHGYWGHGHVNLHSELIDVPMIIKYPGGHQTGVVNDRIARIVDIFPTILSDVLGVTDLPEEIEGIPLSQPLPKRRAMSEAVMHRHGMRLFSMRDNGIKYIADNADNSVEAFNLADDPREWHDIAEEFPEESRKVALAAVNAEALFVANLETMQQGEGETIDAEDLQHMRDLGYME
- a CDS encoding FHA domain-containing protein translates to MIVFSITHPNGDVETVKTSRTKLTLGGEYTNDIILSRRGVLPEHGVFHITEGKVVYTDNGFGTFVNDRDIVNESITFSPDDSIQIGEDIITYALEKEETVQNRHIPAFESDIIKVDEFNYTKPIHYSPRSYYNPKVLPEHTRSPLGQTPSEMSLSSESSHPRSTTMPMGETYVYQSPSTKKRSTRKQSKTLKW
- a CDS encoding FHA domain-containing protein → MGCAYTDDITLLDGNVSPEHGVFEVVGEKVVYTDNGFGTFVNDKDIVGETVTLSPEDRVSIGPVIITYTLKKEEIHPAHDLSSNKLSFNENNLTHPTEPAEPMTGTSSPPEDDSSWMVSSPIDDSPETPSPPDKSYYQMYSIPRSDNEEILYYLDNEEPISDLEEECISDPEEDEESEQLKMSDDSIRIIVAIVFVALYLFFVLTFDSC
- a CDS encoding DUF819 family protein, translating into MHITALVGLALFYILFPALTLYLCHRYPAVDKIGAGIICYGVGILISVVGLVPQGSSGLQNIIMTITVPLSIPLMLFGVDFKRWSRLAGKTFLSLVFMIIAVLVSIFVGYLIFKDTLPESWQIAGMLIGVYTGGTANLNAIGLALKVPEHILVLTNTADMLVCATWFAFILLAGQRLLGLILPPFSFTGAVSSASDGDQDEATRELERETVDFSDYRGVFSKRIALPLLAALGLAVVIFGLGGALYAVVPEEYNMAVLMLSITTLGIFASFIPRVRNIEMTFHLGQYIILIFCVVVGSMADIRYLVSDAPAVFIYTVIVVYGSWLVHVLLSIPFRIDTDTTIITSTSALFSPPFVPVVAAQLKNKEVVVSGLATGIIGYAIGNYLGITIAYLLK